GAAGTGCCGACTGATTCTCAGCCGAATGCACTGCGTAAGGATCTGGCATGATCGGATTGCCCGATTACAAAGTTTCAGGGGGCACCCCGATCTATCTGTGCACCGACCCGGTCGACTTTCGAAAAGGCTTTGATGGCCTGACCGGAATCGTCACCACGTCGCTGGGCAAGAGCGTCTCCGATGGTTCGCTGTTTCTGTTTGTCAATCGAAAGCGAGACCGCATCAAAGCCCTCTGGT
Above is a genomic segment from Rhodopirellula bahusiensis containing:
- the tnpB gene encoding IS66 family insertion sequence element accessory protein TnpB (TnpB, as the term is used for proteins encoded by IS66 family insertion elements, is considered an accessory protein, since TnpC, encoded by a neighboring gene, is a DDE family transposase.); amino-acid sequence: MIGLPDYKVSGGTPIYLCTDPVDFRKGFDGLTGIVTTSLGKSVSDGSLFLFVNRKRDRIKALWWETGGLTLW